One window from the genome of Jiangella alba encodes:
- a CDS encoding pyrophosphate--fructose-6-phosphate 1-phosphotransferase, with amino-acid sequence MPESTPVRKVAMLTAGGLAPCLSSAVGGLIERYTEIAPEVEIIAYLDGYAGLLTGRSITVTPEMRATASRLHRFGGSPIGNSRVKLTNVADCVKRGLVQEGQDPLHVAAEQLTRDGVDVLHTIGGDDTNTTAADLAAYLATNDYELTVVGLPKTVDNDIVPVRQSLGAWTAAEQGSVYARNIIAEHSSNPRMLIVHEVMGRHCGWLTAATARAYRKWLAAQEWAPELGVDPRRWDVHAVYVPEQKLDLDAEAGRLRSLMDDLGCVNIFLSEGAGVDAIVGELEAAGEEVPRDPFGHVKIDKINPGAWFAKQFAARVGAEKVMVQKSGYFSRSAAANSDDLRLIKSCTDLAVECALRHEGGLIGHDEERGGRLRAIEFDRIKGGKEFDPSTPWFADLIGAIGQPA; translated from the coding sequence ATGCCCGAGAGCACACCGGTGCGCAAGGTCGCGATGCTCACGGCCGGCGGCCTGGCGCCGTGCCTGTCGTCGGCCGTCGGCGGCCTGATCGAGCGGTACACCGAGATCGCGCCCGAGGTCGAGATCATCGCTTATCTCGACGGCTACGCGGGCCTGCTGACCGGCCGCTCCATCACCGTCACGCCCGAGATGCGGGCCACGGCGTCGCGGCTGCACCGGTTCGGCGGCTCCCCCATCGGCAACAGCCGGGTCAAGCTGACCAACGTCGCCGACTGCGTGAAGCGCGGGCTGGTCCAGGAGGGCCAGGACCCGCTGCACGTGGCCGCCGAGCAGCTCACCCGCGACGGCGTCGACGTGCTGCACACCATCGGCGGCGACGACACCAACACCACGGCCGCCGACCTCGCCGCCTACCTCGCGACGAACGACTACGAGCTGACCGTCGTCGGGCTGCCGAAGACCGTCGACAACGACATCGTGCCGGTGCGGCAGAGCCTGGGCGCCTGGACGGCCGCCGAGCAGGGCTCGGTCTATGCCCGCAACATCATCGCCGAGCACTCCTCCAACCCGCGCATGCTCATCGTGCACGAGGTCATGGGCCGGCACTGCGGCTGGCTGACGGCCGCCACGGCACGCGCCTACCGCAAGTGGCTGGCCGCCCAGGAATGGGCGCCCGAGCTGGGCGTCGACCCTCGCCGCTGGGACGTCCACGCCGTGTACGTGCCCGAGCAGAAGCTCGACCTCGACGCCGAGGCCGGCCGGCTGCGCTCGCTGATGGACGACCTGGGCTGCGTCAACATCTTCCTGTCCGAGGGCGCCGGTGTCGACGCCATCGTCGGCGAGCTCGAGGCGGCCGGCGAAGAGGTCCCCCGCGACCCGTTCGGCCACGTCAAGATCGACAAGATCAACCCCGGCGCCTGGTTCGCGAAGCAGTTCGCCGCCCGGGTCGGCGCCGAGAAGGTCATGGTGCAGAAGAGCGGCTACTTCAGCCGCTCCGCCGCCGCCAACTCCGACGACCTGCGCCTCATCAAGAGCTGCACCGACCTCGCCGTCGAGTGCGCGCTGCGGCACGAGGGCGGGCTGATCGGCCACGACGAGGAGCGCGGCGGCCGGCTGCGCGCCATCGAGTTCGACCGCATCAAGGGCGGCAAGGAGTTCGACCCGTCCACGCCCTGGTTCGCCGACCTGATCGGGGCGATCGGGCAGCCGGCCTGA
- a CDS encoding class II 3-deoxy-7-phosphoheptulonate synthase gives MNSPEDLALYTELTEAVGALPAGQQPEWPDPAAVHDAVAQLRAMPPLVFAGECDVLRERLAAVSRGEAFVLQGGDCAETFAGVSADNVRNKLKTLLQMAVVLTYAASVPVVKIARLAGQYAKPRSKSTETRDGVTLPAFRGDIVNDFEFTPGARVPDPHRMVRAYHASSATLNLTRAFVGGGFADLHQVHAWNTDFVRTSPAGQRYERLARRLDQALKFMRAIEIDTDQLRTVELYSSHEALLLDYELALTRVDSRTGAPYDVSGHYVWIGERTRQLDGAHLEFAARIRNPIGVKVGPTTTPDQLLALAEKLDPQREPGRLTFVTRMGAGKIREALPALVQKAAADGLVASWICDPMHGNTYEAASGHKTRRFDDVVDEVRGFFEVHRALGTHPGGIHVELTGDDVTECVGGGDPIAEDGLGSRYETVCDPRLNRTQSLELAFLVAELLESSN, from the coding sequence GTGAACTCCCCGGAGGACCTTGCGCTGTACACCGAGCTGACTGAGGCGGTCGGCGCGCTGCCGGCCGGCCAGCAGCCCGAGTGGCCCGACCCCGCCGCCGTCCACGACGCCGTCGCGCAGCTGCGCGCCATGCCGCCGCTGGTGTTCGCCGGCGAGTGCGACGTGCTGCGCGAGCGGCTGGCCGCCGTGTCCCGCGGCGAGGCGTTCGTCCTGCAGGGCGGCGACTGCGCCGAGACCTTCGCCGGGGTCAGCGCCGACAACGTGCGCAACAAGCTCAAGACGCTCCTGCAGATGGCGGTCGTGCTCACCTACGCCGCCAGCGTCCCGGTCGTGAAGATCGCCCGGCTGGCCGGCCAGTACGCGAAGCCGCGGTCGAAGTCCACCGAGACCCGCGACGGCGTCACGCTGCCCGCCTTCCGCGGCGACATCGTCAACGACTTCGAGTTCACGCCCGGCGCGCGGGTGCCCGACCCGCACCGCATGGTGCGCGCCTACCACGCGTCGTCGGCCACGCTGAACCTCACCCGCGCGTTCGTCGGCGGCGGGTTCGCCGACCTCCACCAGGTGCACGCCTGGAACACCGACTTCGTCCGCACGTCGCCGGCCGGGCAGCGCTACGAGCGACTCGCGCGGCGGCTCGACCAGGCGCTGAAGTTCATGCGCGCCATCGAGATCGACACCGACCAGCTGCGCACCGTCGAGCTGTACTCCAGCCACGAGGCGCTGCTGCTCGACTACGAGCTGGCGCTGACCCGCGTCGACTCCCGCACCGGCGCGCCCTACGACGTGTCCGGCCACTACGTGTGGATCGGCGAGCGGACCCGCCAGCTCGACGGCGCCCACCTGGAGTTCGCGGCGCGCATCCGCAACCCCATCGGCGTCAAGGTCGGCCCCACCACCACGCCCGACCAGCTGCTGGCGCTGGCCGAGAAGCTCGACCCGCAGCGCGAGCCGGGCCGCCTGACGTTCGTCACCCGCATGGGCGCCGGGAAGATCCGCGAGGCGCTGCCGGCGCTGGTCCAGAAGGCGGCAGCCGACGGCCTGGTCGCGTCCTGGATCTGCGACCCGATGCACGGCAACACCTACGAGGCCGCCAGCGGCCACAAGACCCGCCGCTTCGACGACGTCGTCGACGAAGTGCGCGGCTTCTTCGAAGTGCACCGTGCGCTGGGCACCCACCCCGGCGGCATCCACGTCGAGCTCACCGGCGACGACGTCACCGAGTGCGTCGGCGGCGGCGACCCCATCGCCGAGGACGGCCTGGGCAGCCGCTACGAGACCGTCTGCGACCCGCGGCTCAACCGCACGCAGTCGCTGGAGCTGGCCTTCCTCGTCGCGGAGCTGCTCGAGTCCTCGAACTAG
- a CDS encoding glyoxalase, producing MTTIDHVTLEVADPAAAAGFYASLGLEERVRVRSGAPATGFSGFTLSLVASQPSTVDALVAAAVEAGATVLKPASKSLWGYGGVVTAPDGTIVTFASSSKKDTGPATRQVDDVVLQLGVDDVAASRQFYADHGFTVAKSFGRKYVEFDTGAVTLTLNRRKSLAKVAGVDPDGSDAHGVVIGGADGAFTDPDGFRWES from the coding sequence ATGACCACCATCGACCACGTCACCCTCGAGGTGGCCGACCCCGCGGCCGCCGCCGGCTTCTACGCGTCACTCGGCCTGGAAGAGCGGGTCCGGGTCCGGTCCGGCGCGCCGGCGACCGGCTTCAGCGGGTTCACGCTGTCGCTCGTCGCGTCCCAGCCGAGCACCGTCGACGCGCTCGTCGCCGCCGCCGTCGAAGCCGGCGCCACCGTGCTGAAGCCCGCCTCGAAGTCGCTGTGGGGCTACGGCGGGGTCGTGACGGCCCCGGACGGGACGATCGTGACGTTCGCGTCGTCGTCGAAGAAGGACACCGGCCCGGCCACCCGGCAGGTCGACGACGTCGTGCTCCAGCTGGGCGTCGACGACGTGGCCGCGAGCCGGCAGTTCTACGCGGACCACGGCTTCACCGTCGCGAAGAGCTTCGGCCGCAAGTACGTCGAGTTCGACACCGGCGCCGTCACGCTGACCCTCAACCGGCGCAAGTCGCTGGCCAAGGTCGCCGGCGTCGACCCGGACGGCTCCGACGCGCACGGCGTCGTCATCGGCGGTGCGGACGGCGCCTTCACCGACCCCGACGGGTTCCGGTGGGAGTCCTAG
- a CDS encoding VOC family protein yields the protein MSHGIKTIIVPVRDLGRARALYGSVLGVPPYADEPYYVGFRVGDQEIGLDPNGHGHGMTGPVGYCHVADAAAALRRAVEAGWRVRQDVKDVGAGQLAAVVEDASGNLLGFLQR from the coding sequence GTGAGCCACGGCATCAAGACCATCATCGTCCCGGTCCGCGACCTGGGCCGAGCCCGGGCGCTCTACGGGAGCGTCCTGGGCGTGCCGCCCTACGCCGACGAGCCCTACTACGTCGGGTTCCGGGTCGGCGACCAGGAGATCGGGCTGGACCCGAACGGCCACGGCCACGGCATGACCGGCCCCGTCGGCTACTGCCACGTGGCCGACGCCGCCGCGGCCCTGCGCCGGGCGGTCGAGGCCGGCTGGCGCGTCCGTCAGGACGTCAAGGACGTCGGCGCCGGGCAGCTGGCCGCCGTCGTCGAGGACGCCAGCGGCAATCTGCTCGGCTTCCTCCAGCGCTGA
- a CDS encoding ATP-binding protein → MSKQAATTAISAREAEVLALVGDHRSNAEIAAQLVISVRTVETHVSSLLRKLGAPDRRALAALAAEAAHAERTSQALAGLPAPLNPFIGRDEERRELRAAVGAHRQVSAVGPGGVGKTRLALAVAAGLAADFADGVWFVDLVPVTDPAMVGSAVAAALGVGEQQGRGIDDSVTAALADRRALLVLDNCEHLPGGVAPFVERLLARCPSVHVLTTSRARLSVPFERVYSVPPLSLDGDSDAVALFADRAAAVGWTVEAADLDQVADVCRKLDGVALAIELAAARLPALGFDGLAAGLSDHLRLLVGGYRADDRHRSVRAVLDWSQALLAEPDLALLRRVSVFVAPFTAAAAETVAGFAPLEAGEVVDGLARLADQHLLSVTASAGATRYRTAETIRQYGAERLAASGDEDATRTRQLRWCLAVAGELAADPAPLTGDWRARFDAVADDLRATLGWAARDAGPRAGAHPLALLLARLAFTRNLLGESQLRYEQAAALADDPAALRSAASVAACRALGDDTYRLWQAAGDAALAAGDSAAAARDLATAATTSYRKAATFARRPARDEPAALLVRARELAGDDPAALAAVALAECDALGYAFFAERDRPAPSAAELTALAERAVELARRLGDPLAESAALQALTAAQRRAGDTVAAAATADRRVARLDAVPVTPAATDELIDALQIATATSIGVGDLPAARRQGRQLRDLPPLAETGHVATSRLIMADALAGHGTDVIAAAGRFLDGWTRAGRPPGRGFGPVAAGVAMIHGLRGDAAARAEWLAVLDQLGVTAEDRAGYSPVFDAIVLLHDGRAGAAFDLLDPGDGEPGPWRTGILLHWHAALAAEAAVLAGRADAAGRLAAARPVVDGNPVAGALLDRAAALVDDDPERLLATAAAFEAAGCPYQQARTLLLAGAAPAGDAVLAELGLA, encoded by the coding sequence GTGTCGAAGCAGGCGGCCACCACGGCCATCTCGGCGCGCGAGGCCGAGGTCCTGGCGCTGGTCGGCGACCACCGCAGCAACGCCGAGATCGCCGCGCAGCTGGTCATCTCGGTGCGCACGGTCGAGACCCACGTGTCGTCGCTGCTGCGCAAGCTCGGGGCGCCCGACCGCCGGGCGCTGGCCGCGCTCGCGGCCGAGGCCGCCCACGCCGAGCGGACCAGCCAGGCGCTGGCCGGGCTCCCGGCGCCGCTGAACCCGTTCATCGGCCGCGACGAGGAACGCCGTGAGCTGCGCGCGGCCGTCGGCGCGCACCGTCAGGTCAGCGCCGTCGGACCGGGCGGCGTCGGCAAGACCCGGCTGGCGCTGGCCGTCGCAGCCGGCCTCGCCGCCGACTTCGCCGACGGCGTGTGGTTCGTCGACCTCGTGCCGGTCACCGATCCCGCGATGGTCGGCTCCGCCGTGGCGGCCGCCCTCGGCGTCGGCGAGCAGCAGGGCCGCGGCATCGACGATTCGGTGACGGCCGCCCTGGCCGACCGGCGCGCCCTGCTGGTGCTGGACAACTGCGAGCACCTGCCCGGCGGCGTGGCCCCGTTCGTCGAACGGCTACTGGCGCGCTGCCCGTCGGTGCACGTGCTGACCACCAGCCGGGCCCGGCTCTCGGTGCCGTTCGAACGCGTCTACTCGGTGCCGCCGCTGTCGCTGGACGGCGACTCCGACGCCGTCGCCCTGTTCGCCGACCGTGCCGCGGCCGTGGGCTGGACCGTCGAGGCTGCGGACCTGGACCAGGTCGCCGACGTGTGCCGCAAGCTCGACGGGGTGGCGCTGGCCATCGAGCTGGCCGCCGCCCGCCTGCCCGCGCTGGGGTTCGACGGGCTGGCCGCGGGGCTCTCCGATCACCTGCGGCTGCTGGTCGGCGGCTACCGGGCCGACGACCGGCACCGTTCGGTGCGGGCCGTGCTGGACTGGAGCCAGGCGCTGCTGGCCGAGCCCGACCTCGCGTTGCTGCGGCGGGTCTCGGTGTTCGTCGCACCGTTCACCGCCGCGGCCGCCGAGACTGTGGCCGGGTTCGCTCCGCTCGAGGCCGGCGAGGTCGTCGACGGGCTGGCCCGGCTGGCCGACCAGCACCTGCTGAGCGTCACGGCGTCGGCCGGGGCCACCCGGTACCGGACGGCGGAGACCATCCGCCAGTACGGCGCCGAACGGCTCGCCGCGTCCGGCGACGAGGACGCCACCCGGACCCGGCAGCTGCGCTGGTGCCTGGCCGTGGCCGGGGAGTTGGCCGCCGACCCGGCGCCGCTGACCGGTGACTGGCGGGCCCGGTTCGACGCGGTCGCCGACGACCTGCGCGCCACCCTCGGCTGGGCGGCGCGGGACGCCGGACCGCGGGCCGGCGCGCACCCGCTGGCCCTGCTGCTGGCCCGGCTGGCCTTCACCCGCAACCTGCTCGGCGAGTCCCAGCTGCGCTACGAGCAGGCGGCGGCGCTCGCCGACGACCCGGCCGCGCTGCGATCGGCCGCGAGTGTCGCCGCGTGCCGGGCGCTCGGCGACGACACCTACCGTCTCTGGCAGGCCGCCGGCGACGCCGCGCTCGCCGCCGGCGACTCGGCGGCCGCGGCCCGTGACCTCGCCACGGCCGCCACCACGTCGTACCGGAAGGCCGCGACGTTCGCCCGGCGGCCCGCGCGCGACGAGCCGGCCGCGCTGCTCGTTCGGGCCCGCGAGCTGGCCGGCGACGACCCCGCCGCGCTGGCCGCCGTGGCCCTGGCCGAGTGCGACGCGCTCGGCTACGCGTTCTTCGCCGAACGGGACCGGCCCGCGCCGTCGGCCGCCGAGCTGACCGCGCTGGCCGAACGCGCGGTCGAGCTGGCCCGCCGGCTCGGCGACCCGCTGGCCGAGAGCGCCGCCCTGCAGGCGCTGACCGCCGCGCAGCGCCGGGCCGGCGACACCGTCGCCGCCGCGGCCACCGCTGACCGCCGCGTCGCCCGGCTCGACGCGGTCCCGGTCACGCCCGCCGCCACCGACGAGCTGATCGACGCGCTCCAGATCGCCACGGCGACCAGCATCGGCGTCGGCGACCTGCCGGCGGCGCGACGGCAAGGGCGGCAGCTGCGCGACCTGCCGCCGCTGGCCGAGACCGGCCACGTCGCCACGTCCCGGCTGATCATGGCCGACGCCCTCGCCGGCCACGGCACTGACGTCATCGCCGCGGCCGGCCGGTTCCTCGACGGCTGGACCCGGGCCGGCCGGCCACCGGGCCGCGGCTTCGGGCCGGTCGCCGCGGGCGTGGCGATGATCCACGGGCTGCGCGGCGACGCCGCCGCCCGGGCCGAGTGGCTGGCCGTCCTCGACCAGCTGGGCGTGACCGCCGAGGACCGGGCCGGCTACAGCCCCGTCTTCGACGCGATCGTCCTGCTGCACGACGGCCGGGCCGGCGCCGCGTTCGACCTGCTCGACCCCGGCGACGGGGAGCCGGGCCCGTGGCGCACCGGGATCCTGCTGCACTGGCACGCCGCGCTGGCCGCCGAGGCAGCGGTGCTGGCCGGCCGGGCCGACGCCGCCGGCCGGCTGGCCGCCGCCCGCCCCGTCGTCGACGGCAATCCGGTCGCCGGCGCGCTGCTGGACCGCGCCGCCGCCCTCGTCGACGACGACCCCGAGCGCCTGCTCGCCACCGCCGCCGCATTCGAGGCGGCTGGCTGCCCCTACCAGCAGGCCAGGACGCTCCTCCTCGCCGGCGCGGCGCCGGCCGGGGACGCCGTCCTGGCCGAGCTCGGCCTCGCCTAA
- a CDS encoding NADPH-dependent FMN reductase produces the protein MSIVTVVGNPRPGSRTLGVATALSSAVAARAGLPEGPVFDLAGFGGQWLGDLASDGESALAVAAEASVLVVATPTYKASYTGLLKAFLDRLPGGALRGTVAVPVTVAAAPTHRFVADLQLRPVLAELGATLPVPSFVVEERELPDLLALAERWATGHGPVLAATAGALAAV, from the coding sequence ATGAGCATCGTGACAGTGGTCGGCAACCCGCGGCCGGGGTCGCGCACGCTGGGGGTGGCGACGGCGCTGTCGTCGGCCGTCGCCGCCCGTGCCGGCCTGCCGGAGGGCCCGGTCTTCGACCTGGCCGGGTTCGGCGGGCAGTGGCTGGGCGACCTGGCGTCCGACGGAGAGTCGGCGCTCGCCGTGGCGGCCGAGGCGTCGGTGCTGGTCGTGGCCACACCGACGTACAAGGCCAGCTACACCGGGCTGCTCAAGGCGTTCCTCGACCGGCTGCCCGGCGGCGCGCTGCGCGGGACCGTCGCCGTGCCCGTGACAGTGGCCGCCGCGCCGACCCACCGGTTCGTCGCCGACCTGCAGCTGCGCCCCGTCCTCGCCGAGCTGGGCGCCACCCTGCCGGTGCCGTCGTTCGTGGTGGAGGAGCGGGAGCTGCCGGACCTGCTGGCGCTGGCCGAGCGCTGGGCCACCGGCCACGGCCCCGTCCTGGCCGCGACGGCCGGCGCCCTGGCCGCCGTTTAG
- a CDS encoding sulfate/molybdate ABC transporter ATP-binding protein yields the protein MSIEITGVTKRFGDFVALEDVSVSIPSGQLTALLGPSGGGKSTLLRIIAGLEYADAGAVGIEGLDATALPARKRGVGFVFQHYAAFKHLTVRRNIAFGLEIRKRPKDEIRRRVDELLALVHLEQFAERLPAQLSGGQRQRMALARALAVEPKVLLLDEPFGALDAKVRKELREWLRRLHDEVHVTTVFVTHDQEEALEVADEIVVVNEGRVEQIGTPDQLYDEPANDFVMRFLGPVTQLGDLLVRPHDVALAPGADDPDAVAGRVARVVRVGFEVRVEISTGDQVVLATLTRTEFLRLGIGVGATVSVRVVPGAPVVPVRGSVVRSGLEVPAR from the coding sequence TTGAGCATCGAGATCACCGGCGTGACCAAGCGCTTCGGCGACTTCGTGGCGCTGGAGGACGTCTCCGTCAGCATCCCGTCCGGTCAGCTCACCGCGCTGCTCGGCCCGTCCGGCGGCGGCAAGTCGACGCTGCTGCGGATCATCGCCGGGCTGGAGTACGCCGACGCCGGCGCCGTCGGCATCGAGGGCCTGGACGCCACCGCGCTGCCGGCCCGCAAGCGCGGCGTCGGTTTCGTCTTCCAGCACTACGCCGCGTTCAAGCACCTCACCGTGCGGCGCAACATCGCGTTCGGGCTGGAGATCCGCAAGCGGCCGAAGGACGAGATCCGCCGCCGGGTGGACGAGCTGCTGGCGCTGGTGCACCTGGAGCAGTTCGCCGAGCGGCTGCCGGCGCAGCTGTCCGGCGGCCAGCGCCAGCGCATGGCGCTGGCCCGCGCGCTCGCCGTCGAGCCGAAGGTGCTGCTGCTGGACGAGCCGTTCGGCGCGCTGGACGCGAAGGTCCGCAAGGAGCTGCGCGAATGGCTGCGCCGGCTGCATGACGAGGTGCACGTCACCACCGTCTTCGTCACGCACGACCAGGAGGAGGCGCTGGAGGTGGCGGACGAGATCGTCGTGGTCAACGAGGGCCGGGTGGAGCAGATCGGCACCCCCGACCAGCTCTACGACGAGCCGGCCAACGACTTCGTCATGCGCTTCCTCGGGCCGGTGACGCAGCTGGGCGACCTGCTGGTCCGTCCGCACGACGTCGCACTGGCGCCGGGCGCGGACGACCCGGACGCGGTCGCCGGGCGGGTCGCGCGAGTGGTGCGGGTCGGCTTCGAGGTGCGGGTCGAGATCAGCACCGGCGACCAGGTCGTGCTGGCCACCCTGACCCGCACCGAGTTCCTGCGCCTGGGCATCGGCGTCGGCGCGACGGTGTCCGTGCGGGTGGTGCCCGGTGCGCCCGTCGTGCCGGTGCGGGGTTCTGTCGTTCGATCGGGTCTGGAGGTTCCCGCGAGATGA
- a CDS encoding sulfate ABC transporter permease: protein MGRGRGPGRWAARAIVTAYLVLLVAWPLWLVAQHTFDGGLDHLRGIVDDPDVVHALRLTVVVAVISVVLNTVFGVGISLLVVRYAFPGKRLLNALLDVPLSVSPIVVGLALVLVYGGRSGWFGPALESAGLQVIFSTPGIVLATTFVALPLVIREVVPVLEEIGTEQEQAAQSLGATAAQTFRRITLPAIRWGVTYGVVLSLARSLGEFGAVKVVSGNVLGETRTATLVVEEKYLNFDQGGAYATAFLLALVAVACIVVVSVIRPKEDPR, encoded by the coding sequence GTGGGTAGGGGCCGCGGGCCCGGCCGGTGGGCCGCCCGCGCCATCGTGACGGCGTACCTGGTGCTGCTGGTCGCGTGGCCGCTGTGGCTGGTCGCGCAGCACACCTTCGACGGCGGGCTGGACCACCTGCGCGGCATCGTCGACGACCCCGACGTCGTGCACGCGCTGCGGCTCACCGTCGTCGTCGCGGTCATCTCGGTCGTGCTGAACACGGTGTTCGGGGTCGGCATCTCGCTGCTCGTCGTGCGCTACGCGTTCCCCGGGAAGCGGCTGCTGAACGCGCTGCTGGACGTGCCTCTGTCGGTGTCGCCGATCGTGGTCGGGCTGGCACTGGTGCTGGTCTACGGCGGGCGGTCCGGCTGGTTCGGGCCGGCGCTGGAGTCCGCCGGGCTGCAGGTGATCTTCTCCACGCCGGGCATCGTGCTGGCGACGACGTTCGTCGCGTTGCCACTGGTGATCCGCGAGGTGGTGCCCGTCCTCGAGGAGATCGGCACCGAGCAGGAGCAGGCGGCGCAGAGCCTCGGCGCGACGGCCGCGCAGACGTTCCGCCGCATCACGCTGCCGGCGATCCGCTGGGGCGTCACGTACGGCGTGGTGCTCAGCCTGGCGCGGTCGCTGGGCGAGTTCGGCGCTGTCAAGGTCGTCTCCGGCAACGTCCTCGGCGAGACCCGCACCGCCACGCTCGTCGTCGAGGAGAAGTACCTGAACTTCGATCAGGGCGGCGCCTACGCCACCGCGTTCCTGCTCGCGCTGGTCGCCGTCGCCTGCATCGTCGTCGTGTCCGTCATCCGGCCGAAGGAGGATCCCCGTTGA
- the cysT gene encoding sulfate ABC transporter permease subunit CysT — MRLTRGSGLGLGVALLWFSLLVLIPLAAVVATAAAGGWDGFWRAVTNEQTAAAIRLTVGTALLVTIVNVVMGTLIAWVLVRDRFPGQRALEVLIDVPFALPTIVAGLVLLSLYGPDSPLGLDVANTRAAVFLAFLFVTLPFVVRTVQPVLAELDREVEEAAASLGASRLTTFRRIILPALAPAIAAGAALSFARGVSEYGSLVLLSGNLPMQTEVTSVRILSSIENDNLANAAAVATVLLAVSFAVIVALDVIQRRVGRRG, encoded by the coding sequence GTGCGGCTCACCCGCGGGTCCGGGCTGGGGCTGGGCGTCGCCCTGCTCTGGTTCAGCCTGCTGGTGCTGATCCCGCTGGCGGCGGTCGTCGCGACGGCCGCCGCCGGCGGGTGGGACGGGTTCTGGCGGGCGGTGACGAACGAGCAGACGGCCGCGGCGATCCGGCTCACGGTCGGGACGGCGCTGCTGGTCACCATCGTGAACGTGGTGATGGGGACGCTGATCGCGTGGGTCCTGGTGCGCGACCGGTTCCCCGGGCAGCGCGCGCTCGAGGTGCTCATCGACGTGCCGTTCGCGCTGCCGACGATCGTCGCCGGGCTGGTGCTGCTGTCGCTGTACGGGCCGGACAGCCCGCTCGGCCTGGACGTCGCGAACACCCGGGCCGCGGTGTTCCTGGCCTTCCTGTTCGTGACGCTGCCGTTCGTGGTCCGGACGGTGCAGCCGGTGCTGGCCGAGCTGGACCGGGAGGTCGAGGAGGCGGCGGCCTCGCTGGGCGCGTCGAGGCTCACGACGTTCCGCCGGATCATCCTGCCGGCGCTGGCCCCGGCCATCGCGGCCGGCGCGGCGCTCTCGTTCGCCCGCGGCGTCAGCGAGTACGGCTCGCTGGTGCTGCTGTCGGGCAACCTGCCGATGCAGACGGAGGTGACGTCGGTGCGGATCCTCAGCAGCATCGAGAACGACAACCTCGCCAACGCCGCGGCGGTGGCGACGGTGCTGCTGGCGGTCTCGTTCGCGGTGATCGTCGCGCTCGACGTCATCCAGCGCCGGGTGGGCCGCCGTGGGTAG
- a CDS encoding sulfate ABC transporter substrate-binding protein, whose amino-acid sequence MNTRTRAAATAIVLTGGLVLAACGGDDADAASGEETTLSIVGFAVPEAANVAIAEEWSQTDEGAGVRFRSSYGASGDQSRAVESGLEADYVHFSVTSDVTRLVDAGLVDETWDDGPTKGVVSSSVVVLAVRPGNPENIQDWDDIVQPGVEIVTPNPASSGAARWNALAAWGHVAANGGTDAEAEEFLRQVFANVVALPNSGRDATTSFLGGTGDVLLAYENEAILATQNGEELDWVIPETTLLIENPGAVLSDADPKAQEWLDFVLSEAGQRQFALKGFRPIIDGVDTSGVEGALDPDDPFPAPAHLLTVENDFESWSALSDKFFDEENGIITRIIAESGKAQ is encoded by the coding sequence ATGAACACCCGAACCAGAGCAGCGGCGACCGCGATCGTCCTCACCGGCGGCCTGGTGCTCGCGGCCTGCGGGGGCGACGACGCCGACGCGGCGTCGGGCGAGGAGACGACGCTGTCGATCGTGGGCTTCGCGGTCCCCGAGGCGGCCAACGTCGCGATCGCCGAGGAGTGGAGCCAGACCGACGAGGGCGCCGGCGTGCGCTTCCGCAGCTCTTACGGCGCCTCCGGCGACCAGAGCCGGGCGGTCGAGTCCGGCCTCGAGGCCGACTACGTCCACTTCTCCGTCACCAGCGACGTCACCCGGCTGGTCGACGCCGGCCTGGTGGACGAGACCTGGGACGACGGCCCGACGAAGGGCGTGGTGTCGTCGTCGGTGGTCGTGCTGGCGGTCCGGCCCGGCAACCCGGAGAACATCCAGGACTGGGACGACATCGTGCAGCCGGGCGTCGAGATCGTCACGCCGAACCCGGCGTCGTCCGGCGCGGCCCGCTGGAACGCGCTGGCCGCCTGGGGGCACGTCGCGGCGAACGGCGGCACCGACGCCGAGGCCGAGGAGTTCCTCCGCCAGGTGTTCGCGAACGTCGTCGCGCTGCCCAACAGCGGCCGCGACGCCACCACCAGCTTCCTCGGTGGCACCGGCGACGTGCTGCTGGCCTACGAGAACGAGGCGATCCTCGCCACCCAGAACGGCGAGGAGCTGGACTGGGTCATCCCCGAGACCACCCTCCTCATCGAGAACCCGGGCGCGGTGCTCAGCGACGCCGACCCGAAGGCGCAGGAATGGCTGGACTTCGTGCTCAGCGAGGCCGGCCAGCGCCAGTTCGCGCTGAAGGGCTTCCGTCCGATCATCGACGGCGTCGACACCAGCGGCGTCGAGGGCGCGCTGGACCCGGACGACCCGTTCCCGGCGCCCGCGCACCTGCTCACCGTCGAGAACGACTTCGAGAGCTGGAGCGCGCTGTCCGACAAGTTCTTCGACGAGGAGAACGGCATCATCACCCGGATCATCGCCGAGTCCGGGAAGGCGCAGTGA